The following proteins are encoded in a genomic region of Oncorhynchus kisutch isolate 150728-3 linkage group LG6, Okis_V2, whole genome shotgun sequence:
- the LOC109893350 gene encoding uncharacterized protein LOC109893350, translating to MERKGLRCIFVLLLPLALVSADIPVLNSTKDLRNIEFGHRFPRHGLMLLHFISGGLYVDNDDTLIPTFLPERGDWGFHHFNNYEVFPQLQNQNRQGYYEVGNINTPTAYSLDPYVTRSYYLTPGNLERNMDRLVVRTSPNSPLIEAVYITQHYRRSSEYDHKNTYQIRPALLREIRTLSQNRVNSVDVFLYAAGYDVDSRTFTWNCFATDSTYTVEDAGRMTLNESPAIMKGAVVNDHHTECYAVVLQVKSTESGYARLRWANVPDSLLDVGVMLALFNKDGKNLLSRSLDTRSYGTNDTNQYLNHGLQVKLLSKDGSDVFMRGPQYDDADRKAPVGIEGYDASLQLYTKDGYGCARLFINKTFPDWKTDLRLKYSWVGFYTNHNYSSHCYYTYQYAIYFTKQDDTYDIYDKYDIYSYESSLSIQPGAQARFFLKETYDQTLAKTKPWEW from the coding sequence ATGGAGAGAAAAGGCTTGCGTTGCATCTTTGTCTTGTTGCTACCACTGGCCTTAGTGTCTGCAGACATACCTGTCCTTAACTCAACAAAAGACCTCAGGAACATCGAGTTTGGCCACAGATTCCCTCGTCATGGCCTAATGCTGCTACACTTCATCTCGGGCGGCCTATACGTTGATAACGACGATACACTCATACCAACGTTCTTACCAGAAAGAGGAGACTGGGGCTTCCATCACTTCAATAACTATGAAGTTTTTCCACAACTGCAAAATCAGAACAGACAGGGTTACTACGAAGTCGGGAATATCAACACACCAACAGCATACTCACTCGATCCTTATGTCACTCGCAGCTACTACCTTACCCCaggaaacttagagaggaacatGGACAGGTTAGTTGTCAGAACAAGCCCCAACAGTCCACTGATAGAGGCAGTCTACATCACTCAGCACTATCGAAGAAGCAGTGAGTATGACCACAAAAACACCTACCAGATCCGCCCCGCCCTCCTGAGGGAGATCAGGACCCTTTCGCAAAACCGGGTGAACAGTGTGGACGTGTTTCTGTACGCTGCCGGCTATGACGTAGACTCCAGAACCTTCACATGGAACTGCTTTGCCACTGATAGCACATACACGGTTGAAGACGCAGGTAGAATGACTCTAAATGAGTCCCCTGCTATAATGAAAGGGGCCGTGGTGAATGACCACCACACAGAGTGCTATGCTGTTGTACTCCAGGTGAAATCCACAGAAAGTGGGTACGCCCGGCTCAGATGGGCCAATGTCCCTGACAGCCTACTCGATGTGGGGGTGATGCTGGCACTCTTTAATAAAGATGGAAAGAATCTCTTATCTCGCTCTCTTGACACGCGTAGCTACGGAACCAATGACACCAACCAGTACCTTAACCACGGGCTACAGGTCAAGCTCCTCTCCAAGGACGGGTCAGATGTCTTCATGAGAGGACCTCAGTATGATGACGCAGACAGGAAGGCTCCTGTTGGCATCGAGGGGTATGACGCCAGTCTGCAGCTCTACACTAAAGACGGCTACGGATGCGCTCGCCTGTTCATCAATAAGACCTTCCCTGATTGGAAGACTGATTTAAGACTGAAGTACTCGTGGGTTGGATTCTACACCAATCACAACTATTCTAGTCATTGTTACTATACTTACCAGTATGCTATCTATTTCACTAAACAGGATGACACATATGATATATATGATAAATATGATATATATTCGTATGAGTCTAGTTTGTCCATTCAACCTGGAGCTCAAGCTCGATTCTTCCTCAAGGAAACATATGATCAAACTCTTGCAAAAACTAAACCATGGGAATGGTAA
- the LOC109898450 gene encoding ADP-ribosylation factor 2 has translation MGNMFAGLFKNLFGKKEMRILMVGLDAAGKTTILYKLKLGEIVTTIPTIGFNVETVEYKNISFTVWDVGGQDKIRPLWRHYFQNTQGLIFVVDSNDRERVNEAREELTRMLAEDELRDAVLLVFANKQDLPNAMNAAEITDKLGLHSLRQRNWYIQATCATSGDGLYEGLDWLSNQLKNAK, from the exons ATGGGGAACATGTTTGCAGGCCTGTTTAAGAATCTCTTTGGTAAAAAAGAGATGCGGATTCTGATGGTGGGGCTGGATGCTGCCGGCAAGACCACCATCCTGTACAAGCTCAAACTGGGAGAGATCGTCACCACAATCCCTACCATCG GTTTTAACGTTGAGACGGTAGAATACAAGAACATCAGCTTCACAGTGTGGGATGTGGGCGGTCAGGACAAGATCAGGCCTCTGTGGCGGCACTACTTCCAGAACACCCAAG GTCTGATCTTTGTGGTGGACAGTAACGATAGGGAGAGAGTGAACGAGGCGCGGGAGGAGCTGACAAGGATGCTGGCTGAGGACGAGCTGAGAGACGCTGTGCTGCTTGTGTTCGCTAACAAACAG GACCTCCCCAACGCTATGAACGCAGCGGAGATCACAGACAAGCTGGGCCTGCACTCCCTGCGCCAGCGTAACTGGTACATCCAGGCCACCTGCGCTACCAGCGGGGACGGGCTCTACGAGGGCCTCGACTGGCTCTCCAACCAGCTAAAGAATGCAAAATGA